One Augochlora pura isolate Apur16 chromosome 10, APUR_v2.2.1, whole genome shotgun sequence DNA window includes the following coding sequences:
- the Mob3 gene encoding MOB kinase activator 3 gives MTALGGFMEFFQKGKTFRPKKKFAHGTLRYSLHKQAQASLNSGINLRSVVKLPPGEDLNDWIAVHVVDFFNRINLIYGTISEYCDSASCPTMSGGARFEYLWADGEKYKKPTALPAPQYVSLLMDWIETQINNENIFPVSTDVPFPKTFVPLCRKILTRLFRVFVHVYIHHFDRIVAIGAEAHVNTCYKHFYYFVTEFELINTKELEPLAEMTAKVCKDTSPTQTPSHNPR, from the exons ATGACTGCATTAGGCGGCTTTATGGAGTTCTTTCAAAAAGGAAAG ACATTTAGACCAAAGAAGAAATTTGCACACGGAACGTTGCGATATTCTTTGCACAAGCAAGCACAAGCATCCCTTAATTCTGGGATTAATTTAAGGTCCGTTGTAAAACTACCGCCTGGGGAGGATCTTAATGACTGGATCGCTGTTCATG tggtggacttttttaatagaataaatctaatatatgGTACTATTTCTGAATACTGTGATTCTGCGTCTTGTCCCACTATGAGTGGTGGTGCtcgattcgaatatttatgggCTGAtggtgaaaaatataaaaagcctACTGCATTACCAGCACCGCAATATGTTAGCCTCCTTATGGATTGGATAGAAAcacaaattaataatgaaaatatatttccagtTTCAACAG atgtACCATTTCCAAAAACATTTGTACCGCTGTGTAGAAAAATCTTAACTCGTTTATTTAGAGTGTTTGTTCATGTCTATATACATCATTTCGATCGCATTGTGGCTATTGGAGCA gAAGCACATGTAAATACATGCTATAAACACTTCTACTATTTTGTAAcagaatttgaattaataaatacgaaagaACTAGAGCCACTGGCTGAAATGACTGCCAAAGTTTGTAAGGATACGTCGCCAACGCAGACACCATCGCATAATCCTAGATAG
- the Eif3e gene encoding eukaryotic translation initiation factor 3 subunit E isoform X2 yields the protein MAKFDLTSRIGQYLDRHLVFPLLEFLSAKQIYDEDELLQAKLDILSKTNMIDYTIDIRKQLYPNLEVPEELKARRQEVLQELSILQNNVSVVVALMNNEEVMKKMENMRDSKALNNYLTQESDFRVEMMDSFVKLAKYRYECGNYSVSTSYLYFYMLIMPPTDKNYLNVLWGKLASEILVQNWETALEDVNKLREYIDSNVIGNSLQILQQRTWLIHWSLFVFFNHVKGRDLIIEMFLYRPHYLNAIQTMCPHILRYLAAAVIVNRSRRSILKDLVKVIQQESYTYRDPITEFLEHLYVNFDFDGARQKLQECQTVVFNDFFLIALLGEFVENARLMIFETFCRIHQCISIGMLAEKLNMKADVAECWIVNLIRNARLDAKIDSKLGHVVMGGQPASPYQQLVEKIETLSVRSEALENLIERKLKAKNQDPVSIMWN from the exons atggcGAAATTCGATTTGACTTCACGTATAGGTCAATATCTAGATCGACATTTAGTATTTCCTCTTTTGGAGTTCTTATCTGCGAAACAG atttaCGATGAGGATGAACTGCTTCAGGCAAAGCTCGACATTCTCAGTAAGACGAATATGATAGATTACACTATTGATATCAGAAAACAACTTTATCCTAACTTGGAAGTACCAGAG GAGTTAAAAGCACGCCGACAAGAGGTTCTTCAAGAACTTagtattttacaaaacaatgTATCAGTTGTTGTTGCTCTTATGAATAATGAGGAAGTTATGAAGAAGATGGAGAATATGCGAGACTCTAAAGCATTAAACAACTATCTGACTCAAGAATCTGAT TTTAGAGTGGAAATGATGGATAGTTTTGTGAAGTTAGCAAAATATCGCTATGAATGTGGTAACTACTCTGTTTCGacatcatatttatatttctatatgcTTATAATGCCACCAACAGATAAG aattatttaaatgttctttGGGGCAAATTGGCATCAGAAATTTTAGTACAAAACTGGGAAACTGCATTAGAGGATGTGAACAAGTTAAGAGAATATATCGATAGTAACGTTATAGGAAATTCTCTTCAAATATTGCAACAGCGTACATGGCTCATTCATTGGagtttatttgtatttttcaatcatGTGAAAGGTAGAGATTTGATTATAGAAATGTTTCTGTATAGACCACA cTACCTAAATGCTATTCAAACAATGTGTCCTCATATATTGAGATATTTAGCAGCAGCTGTCATTGTCAATCGTTCTAGGCGATCAATACTAAAAGATCTTGTAAAAGTAATACAACag GAATCGTATACATACCGTGACCcaattacagaatttttggAACATCTGTAtgtcaattttgattttgacGGAGCAAGGCAAAAACTACAAGAATGTCAAACTGTTGTATTTAATGACTTTTTCTTGATTGCATTATTAGGTGAATTTGTAGAGAATGCTCGTCTAATGATCTTTGAGACATTTTGTCGTATTCATCAGTGTATCAGTATTGG AATGTTagcagagaaattaaatatgaaagcAGATGTAGCAGAATGTTGGATCGTTAATTTAATACGTAATGCAAGATTAGATGCCAAAATAGACAGTAAACTAGGTCATGTTGTAATGGGTGGGCAGCCTGCATCACCATATCAACAATtagttgaaaaaattgaaacactgAGTGTGCGAAGTGAAGCGTTGGAAAACTTGATTGAACGTAAACTGAAAGCTAAAAATCAAGATCCCGTAAGTATAATGTGGAACTAA
- the Eif3e gene encoding eukaryotic translation initiation factor 3 subunit E isoform X1 translates to MAKFDLTSRIGQYLDRHLVFPLLEFLSAKQIYDEDELLQAKLDILSKTNMIDYTIDIRKQLYPNLEVPEELKARRQEVLQELSILQNNVSVVVALMNNEEVMKKMENMRDSKALNNYLTQESDFRVEMMDSFVKLAKYRYECGNYSVSTSYLYFYMLIMPPTDKNYLNVLWGKLASEILVQNWETALEDVNKLREYIDSNVIGNSLQILQQRTWLIHWSLFVFFNHVKGRDLIIEMFLYRPHYLNAIQTMCPHILRYLAAAVIVNRSRRSILKDLVKVIQQESYTYRDPITEFLEHLYVNFDFDGARQKLQECQTVVFNDFFLIALLGEFVENARLMIFETFCRIHQCISIGMLAEKLNMKADVAECWIVNLIRNARLDAKIDSKLGHVVMGGQPASPYQQLVEKIETLSVRSEALENLIERKLKAKNQDPYKNSWNLDL, encoded by the exons atggcGAAATTCGATTTGACTTCACGTATAGGTCAATATCTAGATCGACATTTAGTATTTCCTCTTTTGGAGTTCTTATCTGCGAAACAG atttaCGATGAGGATGAACTGCTTCAGGCAAAGCTCGACATTCTCAGTAAGACGAATATGATAGATTACACTATTGATATCAGAAAACAACTTTATCCTAACTTGGAAGTACCAGAG GAGTTAAAAGCACGCCGACAAGAGGTTCTTCAAGAACTTagtattttacaaaacaatgTATCAGTTGTTGTTGCTCTTATGAATAATGAGGAAGTTATGAAGAAGATGGAGAATATGCGAGACTCTAAAGCATTAAACAACTATCTGACTCAAGAATCTGAT TTTAGAGTGGAAATGATGGATAGTTTTGTGAAGTTAGCAAAATATCGCTATGAATGTGGTAACTACTCTGTTTCGacatcatatttatatttctatatgcTTATAATGCCACCAACAGATAAG aattatttaaatgttctttGGGGCAAATTGGCATCAGAAATTTTAGTACAAAACTGGGAAACTGCATTAGAGGATGTGAACAAGTTAAGAGAATATATCGATAGTAACGTTATAGGAAATTCTCTTCAAATATTGCAACAGCGTACATGGCTCATTCATTGGagtttatttgtatttttcaatcatGTGAAAGGTAGAGATTTGATTATAGAAATGTTTCTGTATAGACCACA cTACCTAAATGCTATTCAAACAATGTGTCCTCATATATTGAGATATTTAGCAGCAGCTGTCATTGTCAATCGTTCTAGGCGATCAATACTAAAAGATCTTGTAAAAGTAATACAACag GAATCGTATACATACCGTGACCcaattacagaatttttggAACATCTGTAtgtcaattttgattttgacGGAGCAAGGCAAAAACTACAAGAATGTCAAACTGTTGTATTTAATGACTTTTTCTTGATTGCATTATTAGGTGAATTTGTAGAGAATGCTCGTCTAATGATCTTTGAGACATTTTGTCGTATTCATCAGTGTATCAGTATTGG AATGTTagcagagaaattaaatatgaaagcAGATGTAGCAGAATGTTGGATCGTTAATTTAATACGTAATGCAAGATTAGATGCCAAAATAGACAGTAAACTAGGTCATGTTGTAATGGGTGGGCAGCCTGCATCACCATATCAACAATtagttgaaaaaattgaaacactgAGTGTGCGAAGTGAAGCGTTGGAAAACTTGATTGAACGTAAACTGAAAGCTAAAAATCAAGATCCC tataaaaattcttggaaTCTGGATTTGTGA
- the Uqcr-c1 gene encoding ubiquinol-cytochrome c reductase core protein 1: MATRLLKVSSALRNYSNKTSLVKTQKQWRSTASSLKEILLNQPATRVTTLDCGMRVASEDTGAPTATVGLWIDSGSRFESDENNGVAHFMEHMAFKGTTKRSQTDLELEIENMGAHLNAYTSREQTVFYAKCLSQDVPKAVEILSDIIQNSKLGENEIERERGVILREMQEVETNLQEVVFDHLHSSAYQGTPLGRTILGPTKNIKSITRKDLLDYVRTFYGPPRFVLAGAGGVAHDALVELADKHFGKMTGPHYDEIPRLDVPCRYTGSEIRVRDDSIPLVHIAIAVEGAGWADADNIPLMVANTLMGAWDRSQGGGVNNANHLAQAAAYFGMCHSYQSFNTCYKDTGLWGVYFVCDPLKSEDFVDNIQSEWMRLCVSVTEREVERAKNILKTNMLLQLDGTTAICEDIGRQMLCYNRRIPLPELEARIDSVTAKTIHEVGMKYIYDQCPVIAAVGPVENLPDYNVIRGSMYRLRV; encoded by the exons ATGGCGACTCGTCTGCTAAAAGTTAGTTCCGCCTTGCGGAACTACAGCAATAAAACCAGTCTCGTAAAG ACACAAAAGCAATGGAGGTCTACAGCATCTTCTCTGAAAGAAATCCTTCTCAATCAGCCTGCAACCAGAGTGACAACTCTAGATTGTGGTATGAGAGTTGCAAGCGAAGACACTGGTGCTCCAACAGCCACAGTAGGACTATGGATTGATTCTGGCAGTCGTTTTGAAAGTGATGAAAACAATGGTGTAGCCCATTTCATGGAGCATATGGCTTTCAAg gGGACTACCAAACGTTCTCAAACTGATTTAGAATTAGAAATTGAGAATATGGGTGCTCACTTGAATGCCTACACAAGCAGAGAGCAGACAGTATTTTATGCTAAGTGTTTGTCGCAAGATGTACCAAAAGCTGTAGAAATTTTAAGCGATATCATTCAAAATTCCAAACTTGGCGAAAacgagatagaaagagaacgtGGTGTCATTTTGAGGGAAATGCAGGAGGTTGAAACAAACCTTCAAGAGGTTGTTTTCGATCACTTGCACAGCAGTGCTTACCAAGGAACCCCTCTGGGTAGGACAATTCTAGGACCCACCAAAAATATCAAAAGCATTACAAGGAAAGATCTTCTAGACTATGTAAGGACATTCTACGGTCCACCAAG ATTTGTTTTAGCTGGAGCTGGTGGTGTAGCACATGATGCCCTAGTAGAATTAGCTGACAAACATTTTGGTAAAATGACAGGACCACACTACGATGAAATTCCACGTCTCGATGTACCATGTCGTTACACTGGCTCGGAAATTAGAGTTCGCGATGACAGCATTCCTCTTGTGCATATAGCTATTGCTGTCGAAG GCGCTGGATGGGCTGACGCAGACAACATTCCTCTTATGGTTGCAAACACTTTGATGGGAGCGTGGGATCGCAGCCAAGGAGGTGGTGTAAACAACGCGAATCATTTGGCTCAAGCTGCAGCATATTTTGGAATGTGCCACAGTTATCAAAGTTTCAACACATGTTACAAG GATACCGGTTTATGGGGCGTGTATTTCGTATGCGATCCCTTGAAGTCCGAGGACTTCGTTGATAACATTCAGTCTGAATGGATGAGATTATGTGTATCAGTCACCGAGAGAGAAGTAGAACGCGCGAAAAACATTCTCAAAACAAACATGCTTCTTCAATTAGATGGAACGACCGCGATTTGTGAAGACATCGGTCGACAGATGCTCTGCTACAACAGACGCATACCTCTTCCCGAACTTGAGGCCAGGAtagat agCGTAACGGCTAAAACTATTCATGAAGTCGGTATGAAATACATTTACGATCAGTGTCCGGTGATTGCAGCTGTTGGTCCAGTCGAGAATCTGCCTGATTATAACGTAATACGGGGAAGCATGTATAGACTTCGAGTATAA
- the Letm1 gene encoding leucine zipper and EF-hand containing transmembrane protein 1 has product MNTLIHTKAMVVGHGKTIRQYGYFKLWYNTNQINGSLALIYTGKKDSWNNRLLIQSKLRGECNTISTSHLQLRTFYTTPIWNGQESSSKVEDTVKNIKEQKDQKQKTEGVIAQSTTKAVVEKTTLWQKVKGEILHYYHGFRLLGLDMKISAKLVWRILQGKELSRREHRLLIKTTGDMFRLIPFSVFIIVPFMEFLLPIAIKFFPGMLPSTFQTATEKEDKLKQALKIKIEMAKFLQKTLDDMAVQSSDYKSKKAKEFAEFFYKVRSSGTTASNEEIMQFSKLFEDEITLDSLSRPQLVALCRVLDVQTLGTTNFLRFLLRMRLRSLAADDKLIEKEGIDSLTRSELQQACRARGMRAYGLPESKLREQLFQWLDLSLNKKVPPSLLLLSRALMVPETIPMSDKLKATISALPDTVVARTQGAIGEKEGKMDHKTNIEIIKMEERKIEEERQEKKEVDPQPTVSAYKSDEITNTDVKVLEQALDSIGKDKKTMSVEKEELKELKEEMAEYQEDIKELHEIKAAAKGQEDIENIKESKGAKRLFNKVNKMIRKMDEVLEQLESEKKLKQKTSTTDTEESPSAKSVEELVKIEELITAIKKIQNVPDEHRLDRIVEILAKMDDDRDGAIKVEDVLKVVELIGKEDIKLSKKQVHELIELIDKEEILEVEEQIQKSLQKDTTAETEKPSQEKYVAPKSPVPATPVTTEKGFGKEELDEDYGTRSPEQAREKAVLKSDSSSDPVRNPSLTPGVPPTTKKAEGSKQL; this is encoded by the exons ATGAATACCTTGATCCATACAAAAGCAATGGTAGTTGGCCATGGTAAAACAATCCGAC aatatgGCTATTTCAAATTATGGTACAATACCAATCAAATAAATGGAAGCTTGGCACTCATTTACACTGGTAAAAAAGATTCATGGAACAATAGATTGTTGATACAATCCAAACTAAGAGGAGAATGTAATACTATAAGTACATCACATTTACAACTTCGCACATTCTATACAACACCAATATGGAATGGACAAGAATCATCTTCCAAAGTAGAGGACACagtgaaaaatatcaaagaacaAAAGGATCAGAAACAAAAGACAGAGGGAGTTATTGCTCAGTCTACTACAAAAGCTGTAGTAGAGAAAACAACACTATGGCAAAAAGTCAAGGGGGAAATTCTTCATTACTACCACGGATTTAGATTATTAGGTCTGGACATGAAAATTTCAGCAAAATTAGTCTGGCGAATTTTGCAGGGCAAAGAACTTAGTAGAAGGGAGCACAGATTG CTTATAAAAACAACTGGAGATATGTTCAGGCTAATTCCCTTCTCTGTTTTTATCATCGTTCCTTTTATGGAGTTCCTGTTGCCAATTGCTATCAAGTTTTTCCCTGGCATGCTACCATCTACCTTCCAAACAGCTAcagaaaaagaagataaattgaaacaagCGTTGAAa ATCAAAATCGAGATggctaaatttttacaaaaaacaTTGGACGACATGGCAGTACAGTCATCAGACTACAAGTCAAAGAAGGCCAAAGAATTCGcagaatttttctacaaagtTCGGAGTTCCGGCACCACAGCATCGAACGaagaaattatgcaatttagCAAACTTTTCGAAGACGAAATTACGTTAGATTCTCTTTCCCGACCACAATTGGTTGCACTGTGTAGAGTTCTAGATGTACAGACTCTAGGAACGACGAATTTCTTACGATTTCTGCTTCGAATGAGACTCAGAAGTCTCGCAGCGGATGATAAG TTGATAGAGAAAGAAGGTATCGACTCTCTGACTAGAAGCGAGTTGCAACAAGCCTGCAGGGCAAGAGGAATGAGGGCATACGGTTTGCCAGAGAGCAAATTAAGGGAACAATTGTTTCAATGGCTAGATCTCAGTTTAAACAAAAAGGTTCCACCATCTTTACTGCTTCTCTCGCGAGCACTGATGGTTCCAGAGACGATACCTATGTCGGACAAGTTGAAGGCTACCATTTCAGCCTTACCTGACACAGTTGTTGCGCGTACTCAAGGCGCGATCGGTGAAAAGGAGGGTAAAATGGATCATAAGACGAATATCGAGATCATCAAGATGGAAGAACGTAAGATCGAGGAAGAGCGACAAGAGAAGAAAGAGGTCGACCCACAACCAACAGTATCTGCGTACAAATCTgatgaaattacaaatacagATGTGAAAGTACTAGAGCAGGCTTTAGATAGCATTGGGAAG gACAAGAAGACGATGTCGGTGGAGAAGGAGGAGCTGAAGGAACTGAAGGAAGAAATGGCTGAGTATCAGGAAGACATAAAAGAGCTTCACGAGATTAAAGCTGCTGCAAAGGGTCAAGAGGACATAGAAAACATCAAGGAGTCCAAGGGTGCTAAACGATTATTCAACAAAGTGAATAAGATGATCCGTAAAATGGACGAGGTTCTGGAACAGCTGGAATCTGAGAAAAAGCTTAAACAGAAAACTAGTACCACGGACACAGAAGAGTCTCCCTCTGCAAAGAGTGTGGAAGAATTGGTTAAGATAGAAGAACTTATTACagccattaaaaaaattcaaaatgtaCCTGATGAACATCGATTAGATCGCATAGTAGAAATCTTAGCAAAAATGGATGATGACAGGGACGGGGCTATAAAGGTTGAAGACGTTCTCAAG GTAGTGGAATTAATTGGAAAGGAAGATATTAAGTTGAGTAAGAAGCAAGTACACGAACTGatcgaattaattgataaagaGGAGATATTGGAAGTTGAAGAACAGATACAGAAGTCACTGCAGAAGGACACGACAGCTGAGACGGAAAAGCCATCTCAAGAAAAGTATGTTGCACCAAAATCTCCTGTTCCTGCTACACCAGTAACTACTGAAAAGGGTTTTGGCAAAGAGGAATTGGACGAAGACTATGGAACAAGGTCGCCCGAACAGGCAAGAGAAAAAGCGGTTCTTAAGAGTGACTCCTCTTCCGATCCAGTGAGAAATCCTTCGTTAACCCCTGGCGTCCCACCGACGACGAAAAAAGCGGAAGGCTCGAAACAGCTATGA